One genomic region from Yersinia canariae encodes:
- a CDS encoding PTS mannose/fructose/sorbose transporter subunit IIC — MEITTLQIVLIFIVACIAGMGSILDEFQFHRPLVACTLVGLVLGDMKTGIIIGGTLEMIALGWMNIGAAVAPDAALASIISTILVIAGGQDIGAGIALAIPLAAAGQVLTIIVRTITVAFQHAADGAAERGSLRAITWIHISALFLQAMRIAIPALIVALSVGTSEVQMLLSSIPDVVTSGLNIAGGMIVVVGYAMVINMMRAGYLMPFFYLGFVTAAFTNFNLVALGVIGVVMALLYIQLSPKYNKSQVVQSGPSNNDLDNELD; from the coding sequence ATGGAGATCACAACTCTTCAGATTGTGCTGATTTTCATAGTTGCATGTATCGCCGGGATGGGCTCCATTCTGGATGAGTTCCAATTTCACCGTCCCCTCGTCGCCTGTACCCTAGTAGGTCTGGTTTTAGGTGATATGAAAACCGGTATTATTATCGGTGGTACCTTGGAAATGATCGCGCTCGGCTGGATGAACATCGGGGCTGCAGTAGCACCTGATGCCGCGCTGGCGTCAATTATTTCGACCATTCTGGTCATTGCTGGTGGTCAAGATATCGGTGCGGGTATCGCACTGGCTATCCCGTTAGCAGCAGCTGGTCAGGTATTAACCATTATTGTCCGTACTATTACCGTGGCCTTCCAGCACGCCGCAGATGGTGCTGCCGAACGAGGCAGTCTACGAGCGATTACCTGGATCCACATTTCTGCCCTGTTCTTGCAGGCGATGCGTATTGCTATCCCTGCCCTGATCGTTGCCCTGTCTGTTGGGACATCTGAAGTTCAGATGCTGCTCAGCTCGATTCCTGATGTGGTTACCAGTGGCTTGAATATCGCCGGTGGTATGATAGTCGTAGTAGGTTACGCCATGGTTATCAACATGATGCGTGCCGGCTACCTGATGCCATTCTTCTATTTAGGTTTCGTGACCGCCGCATTCACCAACTTCAACCTGGTGGCTCTGGGTGTTATTGGCGTAGTTATGGCGCTGCTGTATATCCAGCTCAGCCCGAAATACAACAAATCTCAGGTTGTACAGTCTGGCCCGTCCAATAACGATCTTGATAACGAATTAGACTAG
- the manX gene encoding PTS mannose transporter subunit IIAB, which produces MSIAIIIGTHGAAAEQLLKTAEMILGEQSNVAYIDFVPGENAETLIEKYNGKLTGLDTSKGVLFLVDTWGGSPFNAASRIAIDKENYEVVTGVNIPMLAETFMARDDNPSFAELVAVAVETGREGVKALKAPEVKSDKPETQQTISAPKAKAPAVALGPNDHMKIGLARIDDRLIHGQVATRWTKETNVSRIIVVSDEVAADKMRSTLLKQVAPPGVTAHVVDVEKAIRVYNNPKYAKDRVMLLFTNPTDVVRMVEGGVDIKSVNIGGMAFRQGKTQVNNAVSVDEKDIEAFNKLNARGIELEVRKVSSDSRLKMMDLINKLNK; this is translated from the coding sequence GTGAGTATAGCTATTATCATTGGCACACATGGGGCTGCGGCAGAACAACTGCTGAAAACAGCTGAAATGATTTTAGGTGAGCAAAGTAATGTCGCTTATATCGATTTCGTCCCAGGTGAAAATGCCGAAACGTTGATTGAGAAATACAACGGTAAATTGACCGGATTAGATACCAGTAAAGGTGTTTTATTCCTGGTTGATACCTGGGGTGGTAGCCCGTTTAACGCCGCCAGTCGAATTGCTATCGATAAAGAGAACTATGAGGTCGTCACCGGGGTTAACATTCCGATGTTGGCTGAAACCTTTATGGCTCGTGATGATAATCCATCATTTGCTGAACTGGTTGCAGTCGCGGTAGAAACTGGTCGTGAGGGCGTAAAAGCACTGAAAGCGCCTGAAGTTAAGAGTGATAAGCCCGAGACGCAACAAACAATTTCTGCGCCAAAAGCCAAGGCTCCGGCCGTCGCTTTAGGCCCGAATGATCACATGAAGATCGGGCTGGCGCGCATCGATGACCGCTTAATCCATGGTCAGGTCGCAACTCGCTGGACCAAAGAAACTAACGTAAGCCGCATTATTGTTGTCAGCGACGAAGTTGCTGCTGACAAAATGCGTAGCACCTTGCTCAAACAAGTTGCACCTCCGGGTGTCACTGCGCACGTAGTTGATGTTGAGAAAGCTATCCGCGTTTACAACAATCCGAAATATGCCAAAGACAGGGTTATGCTGTTATTTACTAACCCAACTGACGTTGTGCGTATGGTTGAGGGTGGCGTAGATATTAAGTCAGTCAATATCGGTGGTATGGCATTCCGTCAGGGTAAAACCCAAGTGAATAATGCCGTTTCCGTTGATGAAAAAGATATTGAAGCCTTTAATAAATTAAATGCTCGCGGTATTGAACTGGAAGTTCGGAAAGTGTCTTCGGATAGCCGGCTCAAAATGATGGATTTAATTAACAAACTTAATAAATAG
- a CDS encoding TerC family protein, with protein MEFLMDPSIWAGLLTLVVLEIVLGIDNLVFIAILADKLPPKQRDKARIIGLSLALIMRLGLLSVISWMVTLTTPLFSVGSFSFSGRDLILLVGGLFLLFKATTELHERLEGNQHDDSASRGYASFWAVVAQIVVLDAVFSLDAVITAVGMVNDLAIMMTAVVIAMGVMLLASKTLTNFVNAHPTVVVLCLSFLLMIGLSLIAEGFGFHIPKGYLYAAIGFSILIELFNQIARRNFIKHESRLPRRQRTAEAIIRLMGGRQQPESQNGSPQLTSPPEAFAEEERYMISGVLTLASRSLRSVMTPRTEISWVDCHRSQEEIREQLLDTPHSLFPVCRDSLDEIIGVVRAKDLLVAIERGDSICEFAAATPPIVVPDTMDVINLLGVLRKAKGRLVVVNDEFGVVQGLVTPLDVLEAIAGEFPDEDETPDIITDGDGWLVKGGADLHSLEQALDCQELVSPTADYASLAGMLLSHSGHMPTAGDVIELHSLRFEIIEVSDYRIELVRITKLSNELEE; from the coding sequence ATGGAATTTCTAATGGACCCCTCAATTTGGGCAGGGTTATTGACGTTGGTAGTACTGGAAATTGTTCTGGGTATTGATAACCTGGTATTCATCGCCATCCTGGCCGACAAACTGCCGCCTAAACAAAGAGATAAAGCTCGAATCATCGGGTTATCTCTGGCATTGATTATGCGTTTGGGGCTGCTGTCGGTGATTTCCTGGATGGTCACGCTGACAACACCTCTGTTTAGTGTCGGCAGCTTTAGTTTCTCCGGGCGAGATCTGATTTTGCTGGTGGGGGGGCTGTTCCTACTGTTTAAAGCCACCACAGAGTTACATGAACGGCTAGAGGGAAACCAGCACGATGACAGTGCAAGCCGAGGTTACGCCAGCTTCTGGGCGGTGGTTGCACAGATAGTGGTATTAGATGCCGTGTTCTCCCTCGATGCAGTAATTACTGCCGTGGGGATGGTCAATGATTTGGCCATCATGATGACCGCGGTTGTGATAGCTATGGGCGTGATGCTGTTGGCATCGAAAACATTGACGAACTTTGTTAACGCGCACCCGACTGTTGTGGTGCTGTGTTTGAGTTTCTTGCTGATGATTGGCTTGAGCTTGATTGCTGAAGGTTTTGGTTTCCATATTCCGAAAGGCTATCTGTATGCCGCCATCGGATTCTCTATCCTGATAGAGCTATTTAACCAGATTGCCCGTCGCAACTTTATTAAGCATGAATCTCGCTTGCCGCGACGCCAGCGCACGGCCGAAGCTATCATTCGTCTTATGGGCGGTCGCCAGCAGCCGGAGTCACAAAATGGCTCACCGCAGTTGACATCACCGCCGGAGGCTTTTGCTGAAGAAGAGCGCTATATGATAAGCGGCGTGCTGACATTGGCATCCCGTTCATTGCGCAGTGTGATGACTCCTCGCACGGAAATCTCTTGGGTAGATTGTCATCGCTCACAAGAAGAAATTCGTGAGCAACTGTTGGACACGCCACACAGCTTGTTCCCGGTGTGCCGTGATTCATTAGATGAGATAATTGGCGTGGTTCGCGCCAAAGATCTGTTAGTGGCGATTGAGCGCGGAGACTCCATCTGTGAGTTTGCCGCCGCGACACCACCTATAGTCGTGCCTGATACCATGGACGTGATTAATCTATTGGGGGTCTTGCGTAAAGCGAAAGGCCGCTTAGTGGTGGTTAATGACGAGTTTGGTGTGGTGCAAGGCTTGGTGACACCGCTTGACGTGCTGGAGGCCATCGCCGGTGAGTTCCCTGATGAAGATGAAACGCCAGATATTATTACTGATGGTGATGGTTGGTTGGTGAAAGGGGGGGCTGATTTGCACTCTCTGGAGCAGGCGCTGGATTGTCAGGAGTTGGTCAGCCCGACGGCAGACTATGCTTCATTAGCGGGTATGCTGCTTTCTCATTCAGGCCATATGCCAACAGCGGGTGATGTGATTGAATTGCATAGTTTACGCTTCGAGATTATCGAAGTGTCAGATTACCGTATTGAGTTAGTGCGCATCACTAAGTTGAGTAACGAGTTGGAAGAGTAA
- a CDS encoding ST-I family heat-stable enterotoxin: MKKIFFVLVFMLFSFCTLGQNTASMHPDETLFIPMAIAAEVNKKACSSSYESDDYWCCDVCCNPACDGCQI, translated from the coding sequence ATGAAAAAGATATTTTTTGTTCTTGTGTTTATGCTGTTTTCATTTTGTACATTAGGCCAAAATACGGCGTCAATGCATCCTGATGAAACATTATTTATACCAATGGCCATTGCCGCTGAGGTCAATAAAAAGGCGTGCTCATCATCTTATGAAAGCGATGATTATTGGTGTTGTGATGTATGTTGCAACCCCGCGTGTGATGGTTGCCAGATATGA
- a CDS encoding L-serine ammonia-lyase translates to MISVFDMFKIGIGPSSSHTVGPMKAGKEFADLLVTQGLMPSVTRVAVDVYGSLSLTGKGHHTDIAIIMGLAGNMPDTVDIDSIPGFIRDVELRQKLMLANGLHEVDFPREGGMVFRSDNLPLHENAMQIHAFASDEKVLSKTYYSIGGGFIVDEEHFGKAAVNAVSVPYPFHSAEEILANCEQTGMSISGMVMQNELAMHSKEEIESYFTAIWQTMRACIDRGLNTEGVLPGPLRVPRRASALRRLLVSSDKLSSDPMNVIDWVNMFALAVNEENAAGGRVVTAPTNGACGIVPAVLAYYDHFIEPVTPEIFIRYFLSSGAVGILYKMNASISGAEVGCQGEVGVACSMAAAGLAELLGASPVQVCIAAEIGMEHNLGLTCDPVAGQVQVPCIERNAIASVKAINSARMAMRRTSEPRVSLDKVIETMFETGKDMNAKYRETSRGGLAIKVQCN, encoded by the coding sequence GTGATTAGCGTTTTTGATATGTTTAAGATTGGCATCGGCCCATCCAGCTCCCATACCGTTGGGCCAATGAAAGCTGGCAAAGAATTTGCTGATTTATTGGTCACGCAAGGGTTAATGCCATCTGTTACACGTGTGGCCGTCGATGTTTATGGCTCACTGTCCCTGACCGGAAAAGGTCACCACACCGATATCGCTATTATTATGGGGTTGGCTGGCAATATGCCAGACACCGTGGATATCGATAGCATTCCAGGGTTTATTCGTGATGTAGAATTACGCCAAAAACTGATGCTGGCCAATGGCTTGCATGAAGTGGATTTCCCGCGTGAAGGTGGAATGGTCTTTCGCAGTGATAACCTGCCATTGCATGAAAACGCCATGCAGATTCACGCCTTTGCCAGTGATGAAAAGGTATTGAGCAAAACCTATTACTCAATCGGCGGCGGGTTTATTGTTGATGAAGAGCATTTCGGCAAAGCCGCGGTAAATGCCGTTAGCGTCCCTTATCCATTCCATTCAGCTGAAGAAATCCTGGCAAACTGCGAACAAACTGGTATGTCTATCTCCGGTATGGTGATGCAGAATGAGCTGGCGATGCACAGCAAAGAAGAGATTGAATCCTACTTTACGGCGATTTGGCAAACCATGCGCGCCTGTATTGATCGCGGCCTAAACACTGAAGGCGTCTTGCCCGGCCCACTGCGTGTACCACGCCGTGCCTCAGCGTTGCGCCGTTTGTTAGTTTCTTCGGATAAACTGTCCAGCGATCCAATGAATGTTATTGATTGGGTCAATATGTTCGCGCTGGCAGTTAACGAAGAAAATGCGGCCGGTGGCCGTGTGGTGACCGCCCCCACTAACGGGGCCTGTGGTATCGTCCCGGCGGTACTGGCTTATTACGACCACTTTATCGAACCTGTTACTCCTGAAATCTTTATCCGCTACTTCCTGTCATCAGGGGCGGTCGGGATTCTGTATAAGATGAATGCGTCTATTTCTGGCGCTGAAGTCGGCTGTCAGGGTGAAGTGGGCGTTGCCTGTTCAATGGCCGCGGCGGGTCTGGCTGAATTACTGGGGGCTAGCCCGGTGCAAGTGTGCATCGCCGCAGAAATTGGCATGGAACATAATCTGGGGCTGACATGTGACCCGGTTGCAGGTCAGGTTCAAGTACCGTGCATTGAACGTAATGCTATTGCGTCAGTGAAAGCGATTAACTCAGCACGTATGGCCATGCGCCGCACCAGCGAACCACGCGTTTCACTGGATAAAGTTATCGAAACTATGTTTGAAACCGGTAAAGATATGAATGCCAAATACCGCGAAACCTCACGTGGTGGGTTAGCAATTAAAGTGCAGTGTAATTAA
- a CDS encoding CoA pyrophosphatase: MSDVFVSQSSRTLSEFISRFQLQQPQPGSFSANSRHAAVLIPIVCRPEPTLLLTRRSDHLRKHAGQVAFPGGKADPQDFSLIDTALREAEEEVAIPTSVVHVLGQLAPLDSSSGYQVTPIVGLVPANIAFQGNEEEVAGLFEIPLYEALRLSRYYSLDIHRGGVNHRVYLSWYESQFIWGLTAAIIRRLAQQVSV; the protein is encoded by the coding sequence GTGAGTGATGTGTTTGTGAGTCAATCAAGCCGGACTTTGTCGGAATTTATTAGCCGATTCCAGCTACAACAGCCGCAACCTGGCAGTTTTTCTGCCAATAGTCGCCATGCCGCCGTGTTAATTCCTATTGTTTGTCGGCCTGAACCCACATTGTTATTGACTCGGCGCTCGGATCATTTACGCAAACATGCTGGTCAGGTCGCCTTTCCCGGCGGCAAAGCTGACCCACAGGATTTTTCACTGATTGATACCGCGCTACGTGAGGCGGAGGAAGAAGTGGCAATCCCCACATCTGTTGTGCATGTATTAGGGCAACTGGCCCCACTCGACAGCTCCAGTGGTTATCAGGTCACTCCTATTGTCGGCTTGGTGCCCGCTAATATTGCTTTTCAGGGGAATGAAGAGGAAGTCGCCGGGCTATTTGAAATTCCCTTATACGAGGCGCTCAGACTGTCGCGCTACTACTCGCTAGATATTCATCGTGGCGGAGTCAATCACCGGGTCTATTTGTCATGGTATGAAAGCCAATTTATTTGGGGTCTAACAGCGGCGATTATTCGCCGTCTGGCGCAGCAGGTCAGCGTTTGA
- the pabB gene encoding aminodeoxychorismate synthase component 1 produces MSVKPLTFKTLPYQPDALLQQFAPLAHQAWAMLLHSGFAEHAHNRFDILVADPRITLTTRGEQTEITCAQGQEFSREDPFSLLQQQLDKFSPPISPHPDLPFLGGALGLFGYDLGRRVETLPVLAEQDITLPDMAVGLYDWALISDHHLQKLTLVCHGDAEQRLQWLLQQRNPEAPLPFKLTSQWQANMSREQYGEKFRQIQEYQHSGDCYQINLAQRFSAEYQGDEWQAFLSLSRSNRAPFSAFIRLAQNAILSVSPERFLWLENRQIQTRPIKGTLPRLDDPEQDSQQAERLANSAKDRAENLMIVDLLRNDIGRVAQPGSVRVPELFVVEPFPAVHHLVSTITATLPVESPPTALLRACFPGGSITGAPKIRAMEIIEQLEPQRRNAYCGNIGYISCCGTMDTNITIRTLLTENGKIYCSAGGGIVADSQEQAEYQETFDKIARILPLLENS; encoded by the coding sequence ATGAGTGTGAAACCCCTGACCTTCAAAACCTTACCTTATCAGCCAGATGCCCTGCTCCAGCAATTTGCACCACTTGCTCATCAAGCTTGGGCCATGCTGCTGCATTCCGGATTTGCTGAACACGCCCATAACCGTTTTGATATTCTGGTTGCCGACCCACGAATTACCCTCACCACGCGGGGCGAGCAAACGGAGATTACCTGTGCGCAAGGCCAAGAGTTCTCCCGTGAAGATCCTTTCTCCTTATTACAGCAACAATTGGACAAATTTTCGCCCCCCATATCACCCCACCCTGATCTGCCGTTTTTGGGCGGCGCATTGGGGTTATTTGGCTACGATTTGGGCCGCCGGGTTGAAACATTACCCGTGCTGGCTGAGCAAGATATTACCTTGCCGGATATGGCCGTCGGGCTGTATGACTGGGCTTTGATTAGCGATCATCATTTGCAAAAACTGACATTGGTGTGTCACGGTGATGCTGAACAGCGCTTGCAGTGGTTGCTGCAACAAAGAAACCCCGAAGCCCCTTTGCCATTTAAACTTACTAGTCAGTGGCAAGCCAATATGTCACGAGAGCAATATGGCGAAAAATTCCGTCAAATTCAGGAATACCAGCACAGCGGCGACTGCTATCAAATTAATTTGGCCCAGAGATTCAGTGCTGAATATCAGGGCGATGAATGGCAAGCTTTTCTGTCACTAAGCCGCAGTAATCGCGCGCCTTTTTCCGCCTTTATTCGCTTAGCGCAAAACGCAATCCTGAGTGTCTCACCGGAACGCTTTTTATGGTTAGAAAACCGCCAAATACAAACTCGCCCCATTAAAGGCACTTTGCCGCGACTCGATGACCCTGAGCAGGATAGTCAGCAAGCGGAGCGGTTGGCCAATTCGGCTAAAGATCGTGCTGAAAACCTGATGATAGTTGATCTGCTGCGCAATGATATTGGCCGGGTAGCGCAGCCGGGAAGTGTGCGGGTACCCGAGTTATTTGTCGTCGAGCCATTCCCTGCCGTACATCATCTGGTCAGCACCATTACTGCAACGCTGCCCGTGGAATCGCCGCCAACCGCATTATTGCGCGCTTGTTTCCCCGGGGGTTCTATCACCGGAGCGCCGAAAATTCGGGCCATGGAGATAATTGAACAATTGGAGCCGCAACGCCGCAATGCCTATTGCGGTAACATTGGCTATATTAGTTGCTGCGGCACGATGGACACCAACATTACCATCCGCACCCTGCTGACTGAAAACGGTAAGATATATTGTTCTGCCGGAGGCGGCATTGTGGCTGACAGTCAGGAACAGGCTGAATATCAGGAAACATTTGATAAAATTGCCCGAATATTACCGCTACTGGAAAATAGTTAA
- a CDS encoding YoaH family protein, translating into MLAGMPSLSHEEQQEAVERIHQFMSEGMSSGEAIAIVAAEIRERHENDPQAMAIFEDTDFDEHDESDYRRDNEQDADEIEDPYEG; encoded by the coding sequence ATGTTAGCGGGTATGCCTTCACTTTCTCATGAGGAACAGCAAGAAGCTGTTGAACGTATTCATCAATTCATGTCGGAAGGCATGAGCAGTGGCGAGGCGATTGCCATCGTGGCCGCAGAGATTCGTGAGCGGCACGAGAATGATCCACAAGCCATGGCTATCTTTGAAGATACTGACTTTGATGAACATGATGAGTCTGATTATCGTCGCGATAATGAGCAGGATGCGGACGAAATAGAAGACCCGTACGAGGGGTAA
- the purT gene encoding formate-dependent phosphoribosylglycinamide formyltransferase, translated as MLTIGTALRPNATRVMLLGSGELGKEVAIECQRLGLEVIAVDRYADAPAMHVAHRSHVINMLDGTALKQLVEQEKPHYIVPEIEAIATDMLVELENMGQKVVPCAEATRLTMNREGIRRLAAETLQLPTSSYRFAETHSEFCQAVGEIGYPCIVKPVMSSSGKGQSLIRNEEQLQTAWDYAQQGGRAGGGKVIVEGLVRFDFEITLLTISAVDGIHFCAPIGHRQEDGDYRESWQPQAMSDIAVARAKEVASQVVKALGGYGLFGVELFVCGDEVIFSEVSPRPHDTGMVTLISQNMSEFALHVRAFLGLPIGTIRQYGAAASAVILPELTSHNIAYHGLETALVGDTQIRLFGKPDIAGQRRLGVALAVADDTDTAIEVAKRAASAVVVTGQ; from the coding sequence ATGCTGACTATTGGAACCGCTCTGCGCCCAAATGCCACCCGTGTCATGTTGCTTGGCTCTGGAGAGCTGGGCAAAGAAGTGGCGATTGAATGCCAAAGACTGGGGTTGGAGGTGATTGCTGTTGATCGCTACGCCGATGCACCCGCGATGCATGTTGCTCATCGTAGTCATGTCATTAACATGCTGGATGGCACCGCGCTCAAACAGTTAGTCGAACAGGAAAAACCACATTATATCGTGCCGGAAATTGAAGCTATCGCCACTGATATGCTGGTTGAGTTAGAAAATATGGGCCAAAAAGTTGTGCCCTGCGCAGAAGCGACTCGCTTGACCATGAACCGCGAAGGTATCCGCCGTTTGGCAGCCGAAACCCTACAATTGCCGACATCCAGCTACCGTTTTGCCGAGACCCATAGCGAATTTTGCCAGGCAGTCGGTGAAATTGGCTACCCGTGCATTGTAAAACCGGTGATGAGTTCTTCGGGCAAAGGCCAGAGCCTAATTCGCAATGAAGAACAACTCCAAACCGCGTGGGATTACGCACAGCAAGGCGGCCGTGCTGGCGGCGGAAAAGTGATTGTCGAAGGTTTGGTGCGCTTTGATTTTGAAATTACCTTGCTGACCATCAGTGCTGTCGATGGGATCCACTTCTGTGCGCCTATTGGTCACCGCCAGGAAGATGGCGATTACCGTGAATCTTGGCAGCCACAGGCGATGAGTGATATTGCAGTTGCGCGCGCCAAAGAAGTGGCTTCTCAAGTGGTAAAAGCACTGGGCGGCTATGGGTTATTTGGTGTGGAATTGTTTGTCTGCGGTGACGAGGTTATTTTCAGCGAAGTTTCACCACGGCCGCACGATACAGGCATGGTGACATTGATTTCGCAGAATATGTCTGAATTTGCCTTGCATGTCCGAGCATTTTTGGGCTTGCCGATTGGCACAATTCGTCAGTATGGTGCGGCCGCATCTGCGGTTATTTTGCCTGAATTGACCAGCCACAATATTGCTTACCATGGGTTGGAAACAGCATTGGTCGGTGACACTCAGATTCGCTTATTTGGTAAGCCCGATATTGCCGGTCAACGGCGGTTGGGCGTTGCGCTGGCGGTCGCGGATGACACTGACACGGCGATTGAGGTTGCAAAACGAGCCGCGAGCGCGGTTGTCGTGACAGGTCAGTAA
- the dbpA gene encoding ATP-dependent RNA helicase DbpA, with amino-acid sequence MSTTSFSSLTLPAEQLSNLNELGYTEMTPVQAAALPAILNGQDVRAKAKTGSGKTAAFGIGLLDKIAVGEFVTQALVLCPTRELADQVSKELRRLARFTQNIKILTLCGGQPMGHQLDSLVHAPHIVVGTPGRIQEHLRKKTLVLDYLKILVLDEADRMLDMGFTDAIDDVISYTPPQRQTLLFSATYPAGIEQISARVQRQPINVEVDDGDEAPAIEQVFFETTREKRLPLLISVLSHYQPASCVVFCNTKKDCQSVYEALESRGISVLALHGDLEQRDRDQVLVRFANRSCRVLVATDVAARGLDIKDLELVVNFELAFDPEVHVHRIGRTGRAGMSGLAVSLCTPQEMTRAHAIEDYLQMKLKWTPTEQVSRSANTLLEPEMVTLCIDGGRKAKIRPGDILGALTGDAGLTAADVGKIDMFPVHAYVAIRKASAKRALQQLQQGKIKGKNCKARLLK; translated from the coding sequence GTGAGCACAACTTCCTTTTCTTCCCTGACACTGCCAGCTGAGCAGTTGTCCAATCTTAATGAACTTGGCTATACCGAGATGACACCGGTACAGGCCGCAGCACTGCCGGCAATCCTCAATGGGCAGGATGTTCGGGCAAAAGCCAAAACCGGCAGTGGTAAAACTGCGGCATTCGGCATTGGTTTGCTGGACAAAATTGCTGTGGGTGAGTTTGTTACCCAAGCCTTGGTGCTGTGTCCAACCCGAGAACTGGCTGATCAGGTAAGCAAAGAGTTGCGCCGATTAGCTCGTTTTACTCAAAACATTAAAATCCTGACTTTATGCGGCGGCCAACCAATGGGCCATCAGCTGGACTCTCTGGTGCATGCGCCCCATATTGTTGTCGGCACGCCGGGCCGTATTCAGGAGCATTTACGTAAGAAAACGTTGGTGCTGGACTATCTCAAAATTCTGGTGTTGGACGAAGCCGATCGCATGTTGGATATGGGCTTTACCGATGCTATTGATGATGTGATTTCATATACCCCACCGCAACGCCAAACATTGCTGTTCTCGGCCACTTATCCGGCCGGTATTGAGCAAATCAGTGCGCGGGTTCAGCGCCAGCCCATCAATGTTGAAGTTGATGATGGTGACGAAGCCCCCGCTATTGAACAAGTCTTTTTCGAAACCACCCGCGAAAAACGGTTACCGCTGTTAATCTCGGTTCTCAGTCACTATCAACCCGCATCTTGTGTGGTGTTTTGTAACACCAAAAAAGATTGTCAGAGTGTCTATGAAGCACTGGAATCCCGTGGCATTAGCGTGTTGGCCTTGCACGGGGATTTAGAGCAACGCGACCGTGATCAGGTTCTGGTGCGTTTTGCCAATCGCAGTTGCCGGGTATTAGTCGCGACGGATGTTGCCGCCCGTGGTTTGGATATTAAAGACTTGGAACTGGTGGTCAATTTCGAATTGGCGTTTGATCCTGAAGTTCATGTGCACCGCATTGGCCGTACCGGGCGGGCGGGGATGAGCGGTCTGGCCGTGAGCCTGTGCACGCCGCAGGAAATGACCCGCGCGCACGCCATTGAAGATTATCTGCAAATGAAATTGAAATGGACACCCACTGAGCAGGTGAGCCGCAGCGCCAACACACTGTTAGAACCCGAAATGGTGACGTTGTGCATTGACGGTGGGCGCAAAGCTAAAATCCGCCCCGGCGATATTCTGGGTGCTTTAACCGGTGATGCCGGCCTGACTGCCGCGGATGTGGGTAAAATCGATATGTTCCCGGTCCATGCTTATGTCGCTATTCGCAAAGCGAGTGCTAAACGCGCACTGCAACAGTTACAGCAAGGCAAGATCAAAGGCAAAAACTGTAAAGCCCGTTTACTAAAATAA
- a CDS encoding YebG family protein, with amino-acid sequence MAVEIKFVVVRQGEEKMTFTTKKEADAYDKMLDLADNLSEWLSQSPLTLEEEQREALSFFLAENKDALGQILRGANPTASADGQPKAKVEKIAPEKKAKPEENQAA; translated from the coding sequence ATGGCCGTTGAAATAAAATTCGTCGTGGTAAGACAGGGTGAGGAAAAAATGACTTTCACAACCAAAAAAGAAGCCGATGCCTACGATAAAATGCTGGATTTGGCTGACAATTTGTCTGAGTGGTTGTCACAGTCACCTTTAACACTTGAAGAAGAGCAACGCGAGGCCTTGAGCTTCTTCCTTGCAGAGAACAAAGACGCATTAGGGCAAATTCTGCGTGGCGCTAACCCGACGGCATCCGCCGATGGGCAGCCAAAAGCGAAAGTAGAAAAAATTGCGCCAGAGAAAAAAGCCAAACCTGAAGAAAATCAAGCCGCTTAA
- the yqfB gene encoding N(4)-acetylcytidine aminohydrolase yields the protein MNREITFFRRFEADILADRKTITIRDSSESDFRPEEILRVCRYEDGVFFCHILVKSVTPITLDALTERHAEQENMSLDELKKVIKDIYPGLEQFYVIEFTRC from the coding sequence ATGAATCGTGAAATCACCTTCTTTCGCCGTTTTGAGGCGGATATTCTGGCTGATCGTAAAACGATAACCATCCGGGATAGCAGTGAATCCGATTTTCGCCCAGAAGAAATCCTGCGCGTATGTCGTTATGAAGACGGCGTATTTTTCTGCCACATTTTGGTCAAATCTGTCACTCCGATCACATTGGATGCACTGACGGAACGCCATGCGGAGCAAGAAAATATGTCGTTGGATGAACTGAAAAAAGTGATTAAGGATATCTATCCGGGGCTGGAACAGTTCTACGTGATTGAATTTACTCGGTGTTAA